A stretch of the Fusarium musae strain F31 chromosome 2, whole genome shotgun sequence genome encodes the following:
- a CDS encoding hypothetical protein (EggNog:ENOG41~MEROPS:MER0034664), producing the protein MGNSISYTTSDCHVNLPNSGSLKGLQFDSKSRRFAGVPYAQPPVGNLRWRKPQPLPKTHQYESLDGSPFDATHFGPVCPQANYSKNVSEHIPKHAYSEDCLRLNVWTPVPDPKEPNKKWPVMVWFHGGWFQVGDPSQEESMDPTELISTGGLQAVFVAVGYRLNVFGFLAGTSLLEESGGGAVGNYGLWDQRLAMDWVYENIAAFGGDPQNIILAGRSAGAYSVLAQALYDFRGKESHGHFTRMIMYSNAIPTQPKTVQDCEEQFDELCEYFGVPADVSGAEKLRNLRSITADDLSSAIMELKNHTFRPVTDDLFIHSGIFDYYRDGSFAREFKKRGLKLYIGEVLDEDTLYAVTNPPDPNIYSLQMQISNYYPPHVTDRLLKHYNLPQTKDKKDWQKIFGRIIADGQVRAPSRYLVDNLVRNGVDIKNVWRYLIAYRLSFITNEVAPASFGVSHAMDRPIWNYSITHGPTPAERDLMDAWIRDLRAFVNDEEGYVFGTELTTEYKVMQPQGTIAIERDSRWEELLQVMDIFSA; encoded by the exons ATGGGCAATTCAATCTCTTACACTACTTCAGACTGTCACGTCAACCTCCCAAACTCTGGATCTCTCAAAGGTCTTCAGTTCGATTCCAAGTCCCGTCGCTTCGCAGGTGTTCCCTACGCTCAACCTCCCGTCGGAAATCTACGATGGCGAAaacctcagcctcttcctaAAACACATCAATACGAATCTTTAGATGGTTCACCATTTGATGCGACCCATTTTGGACCGGTTTGTCCTCAGGCCAATTACTCCAAGAACGTCAGCGAGCATATCCCCAAACATGCATACAGCGAGGATTGTCTTAGACTTAATGTCTGGACACCTGTGCCTGATCCCAAGGAGCCGAACAAGAAATGGCCTGTTATGGTCTGGTTTCATGGTGGTTGGTTCCAGGTTGGAGATCCAAGTCAGGAAGAGAGTATGGATCCTACAGAACTCATATCCACCGGCGGATTACAAGCTGTGTTTGTAGCCGTTGGTTACAGGCTCAATGTCTTTGGCTTCCTCGCTGGCACGTCTTTGTTAGAAGAGTCTGGTGGTGGGGCTGTAGGGAACTACGGTCTCTGGGACCAACGTCTCGCTATGGACTGGGTATACGAGAACATCGCGGCCTTTGGAGGAGATCCTCAAAATATCATTCTAGCGGGACGAAGTGCAGGAGCTTACTCCGTTCTCGCACAAGCACTCTATGACTTCCGAGGCAAAGAATCACATGGTCATTTTACAAGAATGATCATGTACTCCAATGCCATTCCAACACAACCCAAGACTGTTCAAGATTGCGAGGAGCAGTTTGATGAGCTCTGCGAGTACTTCGGTGTACCTGCAGACGTCAGCGGCGCAGAGAAACTACGTAATCTGCGAAGCATCACCGCTGATGATCTATCTTCTGCCATTATGGAACTGAAGAACCATACTTTTCGTCCTGTGACAGACGATCTGTTCATTCACTCTGGTATCTTTGACTACTATCGCGACGGGTCATTTGCGCGTGAGTTCAAGAAACGCGGATTGAAGCTCTACATTGGCGAAGTGCTTGATGAAGATACCCTCTACGCCGTTACAAACCCTCCCGATCCCAACATCTATTCTCTTCAGATGCAAATATCCAACTACTATCCTCCCCACGTCACCGACCGTCTCCTCAAGCATTATAACCTTCCGCAaacaaaagacaaaaaggATTGGCAAAAGATCTTTGGGCGTATCATTGCCGATGGTCAAGTCAGAGCTCCATCACGATATCTAGTGGATAATCTGGTGCGCAATGGTGTTGACATCAAGAATGTCTGGAGGTATCTCATCGCATATCGCCTTTCGTTCATAACGAATGAAGTTGCTCCAGCCTCGTTTGGTGTGAGCCATGCTATGGATAGGCCTATATGGAA CTACTCTATTACTCATGGACCAACGCCTGCAGAGAGAGATCTTATGGATGCATGGATAAGAGATCTCAGGGCTTTCGTCAACGATGAAGAGGGGTATGTGTTCGGCACTGAACTTACTACAGAGTACAAAGTCATGCAACCGCAGGGAACAATTGCGATTGAACGAGATAGTCGATGGGAAGAACTTTTACAGGTTATGGATATCTTTAGCGCGTAA
- a CDS encoding hypothetical protein (CAZy:GH5): MKTSLAFAAVTALSRSLAIAAPPSNYLNWKTFKANGVNLGGWLHQEAVIDPTWWNQYAPGTPDEWDFCAKLKSQCGPVLEQRYGSYITAKDIDTMAAAGINVIRVPTGYNAWVTVPGSQLYSGNQARYLRAISDYAIKKHGIHVILDIHSLPGGLNGMGLGEKEGNYGWFQNQTALEYSYKAVDAALKFIQEADVPQGFTLAPINEPVDNRDITKFGTPDALSDQGAAWVLQYFQGVISRVEKVNPKIPIMLQGGFRPVDYWAKYFAASTNIVFDVHNYYFAGRPTTSQNLAELICSDAKDIVSTASPKFPVFVGEWSIQAATNNTFASRARNLNTGLKAWAAYTQGSAYWTWKFFGNVPVDGEGTQGDYWNYSDFVKMGIISPSSGVTCK, translated from the coding sequence ATGAAGACCTCCCTGGCATTTGCTGCTGTTACGGCCCTGTCTCGTAGCTTGGCTATCGCCGCTCCACCTTCCAACTACCTCAACTGGAAGACATTCAAAGCTAATGGAGTCAACCTCGGTGGCTGGCTACACCAGGAAGCCGTAATCGATCCTACGTGGTGGAACCAATACGCCCCTGGTACGCCTGATGAATGGGATTTCTGTGCAAAGCTCAAATCGCAATGCGGTCCTGTTTTGGAGCAGCGCTACGGCTCTTACATCACGGCTAAAGACATCGACACTATGGCTGCAGCCGGTATCAACGTTATCCGAGTGCCGACTGGATATAACGCTTGGGTCACTGTTCCAGGATCACAGCTTTACAGTGGCAATCAAGCGCGCTATCTGAGAGCCATATCTGATTACGCTATCAAGAAGCATGGCATCCACGTCATTCTTGACATTCACTCGCTCCCCGGAGGTCTGAACGGCATGGGATTGGGTGAAAAGGAAGGTAACTATGGCTGGTTCCAGAACCAGACTGCTCTTGAGTATTCTTACAAGGCGGTCGATGCTGCTCTCAAGTTCATCCAGGAAGCCGATGTTCCCCAAGGTTTTACCCTGGCACCCATCAACGAACCGGTTGACAATCGAGATATCACAAAGTTTGGCACGCCGGACGCACTAAGTGATCAAGGTGCTGCTTGGGTTCTTCAGTACTTCCAAGGCGTCATCTCGCGCGTCGAAAAGGTCAACCCCAAGATACCCATCATGCTTCAGGGTGGTTTTCGACCCGTCGACTACTGGGCCAAGTACTTTGCTGCCAGCACTAATATCGTCTTTGATGTCCATAACTACTACTTCGCCGGCCGCCCGACTACTTCACAAAATCTTGCCGAACTGATCTGCAGTGATGCCAAGGACATCGTTAGTACTGCTTCACCAAAATTCCCTGTTTTTGTCGGCGAGTGGTCCATTCAGGCTGCCACCAACAACACTTTTGCCAGCCGGGCGCGGAATCTGAACACTGGTCTCAAGGCTTGGGCTGCTTATACTCAAGGAAGCGCTTACTGGACTTGGAAGTTCTTTGGAAATGTGCCGGTTGATGGTGAGGGTACTCAAGGCGATTATTGGAATTACTCTGACTTTGTGAAGATGGGAATAATTAGCCCGTCGTCGGGGGTTACTTGTAAATGA
- a CDS encoding hypothetical protein (EggNog:ENOG41): MSSATYQIEKPARDDFEEWSKLFRAYIDFYKSKIDEDQYARTFDRIIEEKNCLQALVVRQVKGEENKLVGIAHFFPEQTPWSEKEILLLNDLFVDPEARGEGLGRKLTQAVADVAREKGFMRVQWVTKHDNTAARKLYDTLAESQFVQYRMTL; encoded by the exons ATGTCTTCAGCGACATATCAAATCGAAAAGCCAGCCCGCGACGACTTCGAAGAATGGTCTAAATTATTCCGTGCCTACATCGACTTTTACAAATCCAAGATTGATGAAGATCAATACGCGCGAACTTTCGATCGCATCATCGAAGAGAAGAATTGTCTGCAAGCGCTGGTCGTGCGACAAGTCAAAGGGGAGGAGAACAAATTAGTTGGGATAGCGCATTTCTTCCCGGAGCAGACGCCTTGGAGCGAGAAGGAAATCCTTTTACTCAATg ACTTGTTTGTTGATCCGGAGGCTCGCGGGGAGGGTCTTGGGAGGAAGTTGACGCAGGCCGTTGCCGATGTTGCGAGGGAGAAGGGGTTTATGAGGGTGCAGTGGGTTACCAAGCATGATAATACTGCGGCGCGGAAGCTTTATGATACTCTTGCCGAGAGTCAGTTTGTCCAGTATAGAATGACTTTGTAA
- a CDS encoding hypothetical protein (EggNog:ENOG41) codes for MSTEIKNVMVLGGRGNLGPYLIRALVKAGFDVSVLSRTSSNATNSTFLDAAIVKSDYTFLSLVDVFTGQDAVISTLSTANIAEQKIVIDAVAAAKVKRFMPSEFGSDTSVDGLEKMAPFLKGKQDVMDYVKSKEADGLSWTAIFTGPWIDWMLVEGKGLLCLDIKTKTGELVDSGEPKFTTTTASQVGEATATALIHSDKTKNEYVHVASYNTSQNQVIEALERISGTKFQFENLDNKDLYARATKHIEEGNWGRGYYELATATVYSDAAVTYFPDKAAHWMTVLGLVQDETFDEMITRILKTV; via the exons ATGTCTaccgagatcaagaacgtTATGGTCCTTGGA GGCCGCGGAAATCTCGGTCCATATCTCATCAGAGCACTCGTCAAAGCGGGCTTCGATGTCTCCGTCCTTAGCCGCACCTCATCCAACGCCACAAACTCAACGTTCTTGGATGCTGCGATTGTCAAGTCTGACTACACTTTTTTATCACTTGTTGACGTCTTTACTGGACAAGACGCTGTCATCTCCACCCTTTCGACCGCCAATATCGCAGAGCAAAAGATCGTGATTGACGCCGTTGCAGCTGCAAAGGTCAAGCGATTTATGCCAAGCGAGTTTGGGAGCGACACTTCAGTCGATGggctggagaagatggcgccTTTCCTCAAAGGGAAGCAGGATGTTATGGACTATGTCAAGTCTAAGGAAGCAGACGGGTTGTCTTGGACGGCCATTTTCACTGGTCCTTGGATCGACTGG ATGCTGGTCGAAGGCAAAGGACTACTCTGCCTAGACATCAAGACCAAAACTGGCGAGCTTGTCGACTCGGGCGAACCAAAGTTCACCACTACGACCGCATCACAAGTCGGCGAAGCTACAGCTACTGCACTCATTCATTCAGATAAGACCAAGAATGAGTATGTCCACGTCGCATCCTACAATACTTCTCAGAACCAAGTCATCGAAGCTCTCGAGAGAATCTCCGGCACCAAGTTTCAGTTCGAGAACTTGGATAACAAGGACCTATACGCTCGCGCAACAAAGCATATCGAGGAAGGCAACTGGGGCAGGGGATACTATGAGCTTGCTACTGCGACTGTCTACAGTGATGCGGCTGTTACATACTTCCCTGACAAAGCGGCTCATTGGATGACCGTGCTTGGCCTGGTTCAAGATGAGACCTTTGATGAAATGATCACCCGTATTTTAAAGACTGTTTGA
- a CDS encoding hypothetical protein (EggNog:ENOG41) translates to MAPSTTTPDLVPEPVSKLPERPKEDGSALNEHEREELAFVDKYSAPDVYINAKTDTLWFPWIGPIELKPMRMENRTGTFVVGLRSKVAASLGKHRHRGTVTAITMSGEWGYKEYDWVARPGDWVCENPGVIHTLSVQDDTDIVFTITGSIEFLNDDDTLKFTLDLFSFSKLYYDYCKEKGIKPNDALWH, encoded by the exons ATGGCTCCTTCTACTACTACCCCGGATCTCGTCCCCGAGCCCGTCTCCAAGCTTCCCGAGCGACCCAAGGAGGATGGCTCCGCCCTCAACGAGCACGAGCGTGAGGAGCTTGCCTTTGTCGACAAGTACAGCGCCCCCGATGTTTATATCAACGCAAAGACGGATACGCTCTGGTTTCCGTGGATCGGACCCATTGAGCTGAAGCCCATGCGCATGGAGAACAGGACGGGTACTTTCGTCGTCGGTCTTCGATCAAAGGTGGCTGCCAGCCTGGGCAAGCACCGACACCGTGGTACCGTTACAGCCATCACCATGTCAGGAGAATGGGGCTACAAGGA ATACGACTGGGTTGCCCGACCTGGAGATTGGGTTTGCGAGAACCCCGGCGTTATCCACACCTTGTCCGTTCAGGACGACACTGATATCGTGTTTACCATCACTGGTAGCATTGAGTTCctgaatgatgatgataccttGAAGTTCACTCTTgatctcttcagcttctccaagctGTATTACGATTACTGCAAGGAGAAGGGCATCAAGCCCAATGATGCCCTCTGGCACTAA